The Vulpes vulpes isolate BD-2025 chromosome 10, VulVul3, whole genome shotgun sequence genome has a window encoding:
- the DDX54 gene encoding ATP-dependent RNA helicase DDX54, which yields MAAGARVAAGPRSRAPMAQWRKKKGLRRRRGAASQPRSSDSEDGEFEIQADDDTRAQKLGPGRPLPAFPTSECTSDVEPDTREMVRAQNKKKKKSGGFQSMGLSYPVFKGIMKKGYKVPTPIQRKTIPVILDGKDVVAMARTGSGKTACFLIPMFERLKTHSAQTGARALILSPTRELALQTMKFTKELGKFTGLRTALILGGDKMEDQFAALHENPDIIIATPGRLVHVAVEMNLKLQSVEYVVFDEADRLFEMGFAEQLQEIIGRLPGGHQTVLFSATLPKLLVEFARAGLTEPVLIRLDVDAKLNEQLKTSFFLVREDTKAAVLLHLLRSVVRPQDQTVVFVATKHHAEYLSELLTTQGVSCTHIYSALDQTARKINLAKFTHNKCSALIVTDLAARGLDIPLLDNVINYSFPAKGKLFLHRVGRVARAGRSGTAYSLVAPDEVPYLLDLHLFLGRALTPARPHEGSLGVDGVLGRVPQSVVDDEESGLQSILTSSLELGGLSRVADNAQQQYVRSRPAPSPESIKRAKELDLTGLGLHPLFSSRFEEKELQRLKLVDSIKNYRSRATIFEINASSRDLSSQVMRAKRQKDHKAIASFQQGRRGRQEDTAGPAPGCPAPQEEKPEEDEEEEAAGESIEDVFTEVMGRKRQQPGPEGGAKRRREEARHRDLEFYVPYRPKDFDSERGLSISGDGGAFEQQVAGAVLDLMGDEAQNLTRGRQQLKWDRKKKRFVGQSGQEDKKKIKTESGCYISSSYKRDLYQKWKQKQKIDDRDSEEEGTSHQRGPERRGGKRGRGQGAAQPRSPGAPAGRVRSELKTKQQILKQRRRAQKLRFLQRGGLKQLSARNRRRAQELQRGAFGRGAPSKKGKMRKRM from the exons ATGGCGGCCGGTGCGCGCGTGGCGGCCGGACCTCGGTCCCGCGCTCCCATGGCCcagtggaggaagaagaaggggcTGCGGAGGCGCCGAGGCGCGGCCTCCCAGCCCCGCAGCAGCGACTCGGAGGACGGCGAGTTTGAGATCCAAGCGGACGATGACACCCGGGCCCAGAAG CTGGGGCCTGGCAGACCCCTGCCCGCCTTCCCCACCTCAGAATGCACCTCCGACGTGGAGCCGGACACACGGGAGATGGTGCGAGCccagaacaagaaaaagaagaagtcCGGAGGCTTCCAGTCCATGG GCTTGAGCTACCCAGTGTTCAAGGGCATCATGAAGAAAGGCTACAAGGTGCCAACACCCATCCAGAGAAAG ACCATTCCCGTGATCCTGGATGGCAAGGACGTGGTGGCTATGGCCCGGACTGGCAGTGGCAAGACAGCCTGCTTCCTCATCCCAATGTTCGAGCGCCTCAAGACCCACAGCGCCCAGACTGGGGCCCGTGCCCTCATCCTCTCGCCCACCCGAGAGCTGGCCCTGCAGACCATGAAGTTCACCAAGGAG CTTGGCAAGTTCACAGGCCTCAGGACTGCCCTGATCCTGGGAGGAGACAA GATGGAAGACCAGTTTGCAGCCCTGCATGAAAATCCTGACAT AATCATTGCCACTCCAGGGCGTCTGGTGCACGTGGCTGTGGAGATGAACCTGAAGCTGCAGAGTGTGGAGTACGTGGTATTCGATGAGGCAGACAG GCTCTTTGAGATGGGGTTTGCAGAGCAGCTGCAGGAGATCATCGGCCGCCTCCCCGGGGGCCACCAGACGGTCCTGTTCTCTGCCACACTGCCCAAACTGCTTGTGGAGTTTGCCCGGGCAG GCCTCACGGAGCCCGTACTTATCCGGCTCGATGTGGATGCCAAACTCAATGAGCAGCTCAAG ACCTCCTTCTTCCTTGTGCGCGAGGACACCAAGGCTGCTGTGCTGCTCCACCTGCTGCGCTCCGTGGTGCGGCCCCAAGACCAGACGGTGGTGTTTGTGGCCACGAAGCACCACGCCGAGTACCTCAGCGAG CTGCTGACAACCCAGGGCGTGAGCTGCACCCACATCTACAGTGCCCTGGACCAGACGGCCCGCAAGATCAACCTCGCCAAGTTCACCCACAACAAGTGCTCTGCCCTCATCGTGACAGACCTGGCGGCCCGTGGCCTGGACATCCCGCTCCTGGACAATGTCATCAACTACAGCTTTCCTGCCAAGGGCAAACTCTTCCTGCACCGTGTGG GCCGCGTGGCGCGGGCTGGCCGAAGCGGCACAGCCTACTCCTTGGTGGCCCCAGACGAGGTCCCCTATCTGCTGGACCTGCACCTGTTCCTCGGCCGTGCCCTCACTCCTGCCCGCCCCCATGAGGGTTCCTTAG GTGTGGATGGTGTGCTGGGCCGCGTGCCACAGAGCGTGGTGGACGATGAGGAGAGTGGCCTACAGAGCATCCTGACGTCATCGCTGGAGCTGGGGGGCCTGAGCCGGGTGGCTGACAATGCCCAGCAGCAGTATGTGCGCTCCCGGCCTGCACCCTCGCCTGAGTCCATCAAGAGGGCCAAGGAGCTGGACCTCACAGGGCTGGGCCTCCACCCCCTCTTCA gctCACGCTTTGAGGAGAAGGAGCTGCAGCGGCTGAAGCTGGTGGACAGCATCAAGAACTACCGCTCGCGGGCG ACCATCTTTGAGATCAACGCCTCCAGTCGGGACCTGAGCAGCCAGGTGATGCGCGCCAAGCGGCAGAAGGACCACAAGGCCATCGCCAGTTTCCAGCAGGGACGACGAGGGCGACAGGAGGACACAGctggcccagccccaggctgcccagcaccCCAGGAAGAGAAGCccgaggaggacgaggaggaggaggcagcaggagagagTATAGAG GATGTCTTCACTGAGGTCATGGGCCGGAAGCGGCAACAGCCAGGACCTGAAGGGGGAGCCAAGAGGCGGAGGGAGGAGGCCCGGCATCGGGACCTGGAGTTCTATGTCCCCTACCGGCCCAAGGACTTTGACAGCGAGCGGGG CCTGAGCATCAGTGGGGATGGGGGCGCATTTGAGCAGCAGGTGGCTGGCGCCGTCCTGGACCTGATGGGGGACGAAGCCCAGAACTTGACAAGGGGCCGGCAGCAGCTCAAGTG GGACCGGAAGAAGAAGCGGTTTGTGGGACAGTCAGGAcaggaagacaagaaaaagatcAAGACAGAGAGTGGGTGCTACATCAGCAGCTCCTACAAACGGGACCT CTACCAGAAgtggaaacagaaacagaaaattgaTGATCGTGactcagaagaggaaggaacatcCCACCAGCGAGGCCCAGAGCGAAGAGGTGGGAAGCGGGGCAGAGGCCAAG